In Hahella sp. KA22, one genomic interval encodes:
- a CDS encoding serine/threonine-protein kinase: protein MAWQGYKVLSKLGEGGMATVYKALQESLQRPVAIKILSANLKDHPEILERFEKESLIIAQLNHPHIIHVIDKGVTGKGRPYFVMEYVEGMTLEDAINRGKLDFSRKMDVLVQLCKALAYAHKNGVIHRDIKPSNILIDNDWQARVLDFGIAHFYDSSSKQKTLHTETSNIMGTSAYMAPEQHKSADAASVQSDIYALGILMYELFTGVCPQGEIPPPRKFEPELAPALNSLIMRCLEKDPSERPASADEVKNGLLHILQGGHLSKAQKARALSNSEAIESKFSLLDVLKEDRHSSVYLYEDQGKQKLLIMKKLPGDTPGIKEHKLLARLNHPNICKILAVSKVDKGYVIVTEYLPGGSMAEQMLAPLPAVKVVEWAEQIAEGLAFAHRNRIVHGNLRPSNLLLDEEGVIKLTDFGLRAHYTDSDEPNWYENADAQGILGDMFALGAICYHALTGQPPVIRGQRLVRSKRFTELHNRLQELITRLLETRPEKRYPSLEVAMADIRGVLKSLRAQTAAKQTEAIKKHVSQVAKKERRYRPPVRWGRVIFFMLVVGVAVEEYFWGYGYRYLKPYIDPYLQQMQESDAWIEWSEKAKEVGRKTNQIDW from the coding sequence ATGGCGTGGCAGGGATACAAAGTTCTCAGCAAGCTGGGCGAGGGCGGCATGGCGACTGTATACAAAGCCTTGCAAGAGTCGCTGCAACGTCCTGTCGCCATAAAAATACTGTCCGCCAACCTGAAAGATCACCCTGAGATTCTGGAGCGCTTCGAAAAAGAATCTCTCATCATTGCGCAACTGAATCATCCTCATATCATCCATGTCATCGATAAGGGCGTTACCGGCAAGGGGCGTCCTTATTTCGTCATGGAGTATGTGGAAGGCATGACCCTTGAGGATGCAATCAACCGCGGCAAGCTCGACTTTTCCCGCAAAATGGATGTGCTGGTGCAGTTGTGCAAGGCGTTGGCGTACGCGCACAAGAACGGCGTAATCCACCGCGATATCAAGCCCTCCAATATTCTCATCGACAATGATTGGCAGGCGCGGGTGCTGGATTTTGGCATCGCGCATTTCTACGACTCGTCCAGTAAACAGAAAACCCTGCATACCGAAACCAGCAACATTATGGGCACGTCCGCCTATATGGCGCCGGAACAGCATAAGTCGGCGGACGCCGCCTCGGTGCAGAGCGATATCTATGCGCTGGGCATCCTCATGTATGAGTTGTTCACAGGAGTCTGTCCGCAGGGAGAAATTCCGCCGCCGCGCAAATTTGAGCCGGAATTGGCGCCGGCCTTGAACTCGCTAATCATGCGCTGTCTGGAAAAAGATCCATCGGAGCGGCCGGCTTCCGCAGACGAGGTGAAAAACGGGTTGCTGCATATTCTGCAAGGCGGCCATCTCAGCAAGGCCCAGAAGGCGCGGGCGCTATCCAACAGCGAAGCGATAGAGTCCAAGTTTTCCCTGTTGGACGTGCTGAAGGAAGATCGTCATAGCTCCGTCTATCTATACGAAGATCAGGGCAAGCAGAAGCTGCTGATCATGAAGAAGCTGCCGGGGGACACGCCAGGAATCAAGGAGCACAAGCTACTGGCGCGGCTCAATCATCCCAATATCTGCAAGATTCTTGCGGTATCGAAGGTGGATAAAGGTTACGTTATCGTGACGGAGTATCTTCCTGGCGGCTCCATGGCGGAACAAATGCTGGCTCCATTACCGGCGGTGAAGGTGGTGGAGTGGGCGGAGCAAATCGCGGAAGGGCTGGCGTTCGCCCACCGCAACCGAATTGTGCACGGCAATTTGCGCCCCAGTAATCTGTTATTGGATGAAGAAGGCGTCATCAAGCTCACGGATTTTGGCTTGCGGGCTCACTATACCGATTCAGACGAGCCGAACTGGTATGAAAATGCCGACGCCCAGGGCATTCTCGGCGACATGTTCGCGCTGGGCGCTATCTGCTATCACGCGTTGACCGGGCAACCGCCGGTGATTCGCGGACAGCGTCTGGTGCGCAGTAAGAGATTTACCGAGCTCCATAACCGGCTACAGGAATTGATTACCCGGCTGTTGGAAACGCGTCCGGAAAAACGCTATCCCTCGCTGGAAGTGGCCATGGCGGATATTCGCGGGGTGTTGAAAAGCCTGCGCGCGCAAACGGCGGCCAAGCAGACGGAGGCGATCAAAAAACATGTGTCTCAGGTCGCCAAGAAAGAGCGTCGCTATCGTCCGCCGGTTCGCTGGGGGCGAGTGATTTTCTTTATGCTGGTGGTTGGCGTCGCGGTGGAAGAATACTTCTGGGGGTACGGGTATCGTTATCTCAAACCTTACATTGACCCCTATCTGCAGCAGATGCAGGAATCCGACGCCTGGATCGAATGGTCGGAGAAAGCCAAGGAAGTCGGCCGCAAAACCAATCAGATTGATTGGTGA
- a CDS encoding ATP-binding protein, with protein MFLKKCIYVNWGNIPNSEFDFGPINLLSGGNGSGKTTSADAIQTVMTAAHDYLFTYNPGQDETTQRGRGGKQVRTLSSYVLGCDDGSFARLEPTEGYIAACFHPTTGESAEPFTAIICCRAHIDQAGSQRVARQDDLFFLILPGAEISLSDLQGEDASGDKFVMPMDKIVARLRKKFEVEKYDTKKGYLKRLYGILRGKSHEVPEREAMNAARAFSRFMAYKPVKSINDFVANEILEKKDLGEAIRSVSDLLKTIHGMESDASRLKNAIRILSDVTGYGESYIQRWIDLNVWQYVAARHQYLTDQEAYLTAKKQQKSLQDEKVSNQQERDTLEARHDQIEGRLLELTAKRMGHQPLQQKDELEKLIAANGRALHEQAPGLLEQNHRLDSIFQATNNIISLMKNQNILDDVPRLGHKDVWAGALEFSQLKQHGQVDFAALLGRDWVDISPLESHLDQALLIQQKANQWQRQWHDGEISADGVSLRDQVSRALHRRESLNQKLEQQRHQKQAEIESLETRQVTYPYHVKTALEAIRRECPEADPRVLCDYVEIKDPKWQNAIEGYVGGGRFSILVEPEYEARATRILRSLKGGGQARVIQGEKARRDCERMNLDKDSIIHVMEFSHATARYYITASYGNVLRVRSEEELRMTRRGVTANGLGSGSYSMFRCDVADSELVFGQEARERALDAKREELQQIRIEHQRASEQWQELSNLLRAADQIKPLSYADRLKAMLDIHRELREAEDRLAHLDLADFEQLEQELEQLKQQDKELKQRIEVLLKREGSLQTELAQKADLCKALSERKDASETKQDEKEESLRSIVSLWPNFDSEARLQEADQCAESIRSDQLHLELQDTQSNIESLARQFENKLIEHNQTSNPLDQIAYLPDYDQMHNRAFFSRICEVSREIDKIRNRLKNNILVEKQEKLTQLKLAFNNTFVTHLCHAIYQAINDGKKILEDMNRELEHHRFGADRESFRFDWTWVPEFKEYWDFFKEIIALPNLGEGATLFDAELSKKASQVRDRMMAMLLSDDEQKAMRELERISDYRNYRNYEIYKEPQGKQPIPLSQYGTGSGGQLETPAYIIRSAAITSAFRFNEGDSHLRMVLVDEAFSKMDETRSREVINYLTQTLGLQLVFIMPTSKSGPFMDLISNQFVFTKCPTTRPVGELQTRVLVDRQKCNQEKIAELWANHRKQIRHQFALDFMEEFG; from the coding sequence ATGTTTCTAAAGAAATGCATCTACGTTAACTGGGGCAACATCCCCAACAGCGAATTCGATTTCGGCCCTATCAACCTGCTTTCCGGGGGCAACGGGTCCGGTAAAACCACGTCGGCGGACGCCATTCAAACAGTGATGACCGCCGCCCACGATTACCTGTTCACCTATAACCCGGGCCAGGATGAAACCACGCAACGGGGTCGCGGCGGCAAGCAGGTGCGTACGCTGTCTTCCTATGTGCTCGGTTGCGACGATGGCAGTTTCGCCCGTCTGGAGCCTACCGAAGGCTATATCGCCGCCTGTTTTCACCCAACGACGGGCGAGTCCGCCGAGCCCTTCACCGCCATTATCTGTTGCCGCGCCCACATCGATCAGGCCGGCTCCCAGCGGGTGGCGCGCCAGGACGACCTGTTCTTCCTGATATTACCCGGGGCGGAAATCAGCCTGTCCGATCTGCAGGGCGAAGACGCCAGCGGCGACAAATTCGTCATGCCCATGGACAAGATCGTGGCGCGCCTGCGCAAGAAATTTGAAGTGGAGAAATACGATACCAAGAAAGGTTATCTAAAACGCCTTTACGGCATTCTGCGCGGCAAATCCCATGAGGTGCCCGAGCGGGAGGCGATGAACGCCGCACGCGCATTCTCCCGTTTCATGGCCTATAAGCCGGTGAAAAGCATCAATGATTTCGTCGCCAATGAAATCCTGGAAAAGAAAGACTTAGGCGAAGCGATCCGCTCCGTCTCCGATCTGCTCAAAACCATCCACGGTATGGAGAGCGACGCGTCCCGCCTCAAGAACGCCATTCGCATTCTCAGCGACGTTACGGGCTATGGCGAGAGCTATATTCAACGCTGGATCGATTTGAACGTCTGGCAATATGTCGCCGCGCGCCACCAGTATCTGACGGACCAGGAAGCCTATCTCACCGCCAAGAAGCAGCAAAAGTCCTTGCAGGATGAGAAAGTCTCCAACCAGCAGGAACGTGATACGCTGGAAGCCCGGCATGATCAAATCGAGGGCCGTTTGCTGGAGCTGACCGCCAAACGCATGGGCCATCAGCCGCTACAGCAGAAAGATGAGCTGGAGAAACTGATCGCCGCCAATGGCCGCGCCCTGCATGAACAGGCGCCGGGGCTGCTGGAGCAGAATCATCGTCTGGATTCCATCTTCCAGGCGACCAATAACATCATCAGCCTGATGAAAAACCAGAATATCCTGGATGACGTACCGCGTCTGGGGCACAAGGATGTCTGGGCGGGGGCCCTGGAGTTCAGCCAACTGAAACAGCACGGACAGGTGGATTTCGCCGCCCTGCTGGGACGCGACTGGGTGGATATATCCCCACTCGAAAGCCACCTCGATCAGGCGTTATTAATTCAGCAGAAAGCCAATCAATGGCAGCGCCAGTGGCACGATGGAGAAATCAGCGCCGACGGCGTCAGCTTGCGCGACCAGGTCAGTCGCGCCCTGCACCGGCGCGAAAGCCTGAATCAGAAACTGGAGCAGCAGCGCCATCAGAAACAGGCGGAAATCGAAAGCCTGGAGACGCGTCAGGTCACTTATCCTTACCACGTGAAGACAGCGTTAGAAGCAATTCGCAGGGAATGCCCCGAGGCTGACCCCCGAGTGCTCTGCGATTACGTTGAGATCAAAGACCCCAAATGGCAAAACGCCATCGAAGGCTATGTCGGCGGCGGCCGCTTCTCGATTCTGGTGGAGCCGGAATACGAAGCTCGCGCCACCCGCATCCTGCGCTCCCTGAAAGGCGGCGGACAGGCGCGCGTGATCCAGGGCGAGAAAGCCCGCCGCGATTGCGAGCGCATGAATCTGGACAAAGATTCCATTATCCACGTCATGGAGTTCAGCCACGCCACCGCGCGCTACTACATTACCGCCAGCTACGGCAACGTACTGCGGGTGCGTTCGGAGGAAGAGTTGCGGATGACCCGTCGCGGCGTCACCGCTAACGGCCTGGGCTCCGGCTCTTACAGCATGTTCCGTTGCGATGTGGCCGACAGTGAGCTGGTATTTGGCCAGGAGGCGCGGGAACGCGCTCTGGATGCAAAGAGAGAAGAGCTGCAGCAAATCCGCATCGAACACCAACGCGCCAGCGAGCAGTGGCAGGAATTGTCCAATCTGTTGCGCGCCGCGGATCAGATCAAGCCGCTGTCCTACGCCGATCGCCTGAAAGCCATGCTCGACATTCACCGGGAGCTGCGCGAAGCGGAAGATCGCTTGGCCCATCTCGACCTGGCCGACTTCGAACAACTGGAGCAAGAGCTGGAGCAGCTCAAGCAACAGGACAAAGAACTCAAGCAGCGTATTGAAGTCCTTCTTAAGCGGGAAGGCAGTCTGCAAACCGAGCTGGCGCAGAAGGCGGATCTCTGTAAAGCGCTCAGCGAACGTAAAGACGCTTCGGAAACCAAGCAGGACGAGAAAGAAGAGTCTCTGCGCTCAATTGTGTCCCTGTGGCCGAATTTCGATAGCGAAGCGCGTCTGCAGGAAGCGGATCAATGTGCGGAAAGCATCCGTTCCGATCAGCTGCATCTGGAGTTGCAGGATACTCAATCCAATATCGAAAGCCTGGCGCGACAGTTCGAGAACAAACTGATTGAGCACAACCAGACGAGCAATCCGCTGGATCAGATCGCCTATCTGCCTGACTATGACCAGATGCACAACCGCGCCTTCTTCAGCCGCATTTGTGAAGTCAGCCGGGAAATCGACAAAATTCGCAACCGCCTGAAAAACAACATTCTGGTGGAGAAACAAGAGAAGCTGACGCAGTTGAAACTGGCGTTCAACAACACTTTCGTCACCCATCTCTGCCACGCCATCTATCAGGCCATCAATGACGGCAAGAAGATCCTGGAGGACATGAACCGCGAGCTGGAGCACCATCGTTTCGGCGCCGATCGCGAATCCTTCCGCTTCGACTGGACCTGGGTGCCGGAATTCAAGGAATACTGGGATTTCTTCAAGGAAATCATCGCCCTGCCCAATCTCGGCGAAGGCGCGACGCTGTTTGACGCAGAGTTGTCGAAGAAAGCCTCGCAAGTGCGCGATCGCATGATGGCGATGTTGCTGTCCGACGACGAGCAAAAAGCGATGCGGGAACTTGAACGCATCTCGGATTATCGCAACTACCGCAATTACGAGATCTACAAGGAGCCGCAGGGCAAGCAGCCGATTCCGCTGTCTCAGTATGGCACCGGCAGCGGCGGCCAGTTGGAGACCCCGGCTTACATCATCCGCTCAGCGGCGATCACCTCCGCATTCCGCTTCAACGAGGGCGACAGCCATCTGCGCATGGTGCTGGTGGACGAAGCCTTCTCGAAAATGGACGAAACACGCTCCCGCGAGGTCATCAATTATCTGACCCAGACCCTGGGCCTGCAGCTGGTATTCATTATGCCAACCAGCAAATCCGGCCCCTTCATGGACCTGATCAGCAACCAATTCGTGTTCACCAAATGCCCCACCACCCGCCCGGTTGGTGAACTACAAACCCGCGTTCTGGTGGACAGGCAAAAATGCAATCAGGAAAAAATCGCCGAACTCTGGGCCAACCACCGCAAACAGATCCGCCACCAGTTCGCTCTGGATTTTATGGAGGAATTTGGTTAA
- a CDS encoding Wadjet anti-phage system protein JetA family protein, with the protein MSNPDHFQQFFSTDCPQFFRPLTSKYREMIVECLRLLYQRFYSSMADYGHALKREQMVEIFQTALTRAPELETDEDSETEGRFRTDRDKALWILNTLIDYGWLEVQVDEVTLQSSYHFSRKGRLFTQPFVELSGASVRTRHRNTRNTRNALRAFIEAGEVHDLLDAYEYSERIISDFTDIITELEDRKRQLVKEIEITALIKRASDEFFDFMDKRFQPDLSVRLSADSVEKHRDEIMSQVRQIRRLPKETKAHAESELRRLLPDRVVEGQSLLWLLLDNIEIRLTNACDIMLPALRSALRNFTRRADIIIRQMSYLASQRHNDMVQICQELTELPAEEQQARLERAGALMANLNVGLIDPKQISLREGRRKITVDSRVLNDEPLDQGARKELFIQHALDQAFVINDDRTRQYLIQALRGGQRIQTKHLPINAAPDLLAAMHAVELGSVSGLSSEYEFVVEPTGDLVSNEYLLQADDFIIEVRPKKAMQDTL; encoded by the coding sequence ATGTCGAATCCAGACCATTTTCAGCAGTTCTTTTCCACAGACTGCCCGCAGTTCTTTCGTCCGCTGACCAGCAAATACCGCGAAATGATCGTGGAATGCCTGCGTTTGCTGTATCAACGTTTCTACAGCAGCATGGCGGACTATGGACACGCCCTTAAGCGTGAGCAGATGGTGGAGATCTTCCAAACCGCCCTGACTCGCGCACCGGAGCTGGAAACCGATGAAGACAGCGAAACCGAAGGGCGTTTCCGTACGGATCGCGACAAGGCCTTGTGGATTCTCAATACGTTGATCGACTACGGCTGGCTGGAAGTACAGGTGGACGAGGTCACGCTACAGTCCAGCTACCACTTCAGCCGTAAAGGGCGTTTGTTCACCCAGCCCTTTGTAGAGCTCAGCGGAGCCTCGGTGCGCACTCGTCACCGCAACACCCGCAATACCCGTAATGCGCTGCGGGCGTTTATTGAAGCTGGCGAAGTCCACGATCTGCTGGACGCCTATGAATATTCCGAGCGTATCATCAGCGACTTCACCGACATTATTACCGAGTTGGAAGATCGCAAGCGCCAATTGGTGAAAGAAATAGAGATCACCGCGCTGATCAAACGGGCCAGCGATGAATTCTTCGACTTCATGGACAAACGCTTCCAGCCGGATCTATCCGTGCGTCTGTCGGCGGACTCCGTGGAGAAACACCGGGACGAGATCATGTCCCAGGTGCGTCAGATTCGCAGACTTCCCAAAGAGACCAAAGCGCACGCGGAAAGCGAGCTGCGTCGACTGCTTCCGGACCGCGTGGTGGAGGGGCAATCCCTGCTCTGGCTGTTGTTGGACAATATAGAAATCCGACTCACCAACGCTTGCGACATCATGTTGCCGGCCCTGCGCAGCGCGCTGCGTAACTTCACACGACGCGCGGACATCATTATTCGTCAAATGAGCTATCTGGCCAGCCAGCGCCATAATGACATGGTGCAGATTTGCCAGGAGCTGACCGAGCTGCCGGCGGAGGAGCAACAGGCGCGTCTGGAGCGCGCAGGAGCCCTGATGGCTAACCTCAATGTCGGCTTGATTGACCCCAAACAGATCAGCCTGCGCGAAGGTCGCCGTAAAATTACCGTGGACAGCCGGGTGCTTAACGATGAGCCGCTGGATCAGGGCGCTCGCAAAGAGTTGTTTATACAGCACGCGCTGGATCAGGCATTCGTCATCAATGACGACCGTACCCGCCAGTATCTGATTCAGGCGCTACGGGGCGGCCAGCGCATCCAGACCAAACATCTGCCCATTAACGCCGCTCCCGATCTGTTGGCGGCGATGCATGCCGTGGAGCTGGGCTCCGTGTCAGGACTCTCCAGCGAATATGAGTTCGTGGTAGAGCCGACTGGCGATCTGGTCAGCAATGAATATTTACTGCAGGCGGATGATTTCATCATCGAAGTACGACCGAAAAAAGCGATGCAAGACACCTTATGA
- a CDS encoding FHA domain-containing protein, translated as MLKLQFTDGSRESIWLVEPRLKIGKHSSNNLILNQPDIQDFHAEIRLQEEQLYLLNLSPDYIVGVNGKKVQKAVKINENDTIQLGKAHFKVVHPGAEHKPKHEAPQSIAHNEWGLQTNASWAKQSFYPIEDTVIIGRDEQCDITVPVSHLSRQHAQLTVAGNYMLVKDLGSTNGTYLNGERITQGRAKRGDRLRFDVVTFTVTGPEDDGDRTIVRPDAVAQTPSPAPTGEETIANNPQPRPMRPAAPPKAARKPAQEKPAPAHEVAVKAESKSGYLLYTVIGFAVVFGALSAFFLLR; from the coding sequence ATGCTGAAACTGCAATTCACCGATGGAAGCCGGGAGAGCATCTGGCTGGTAGAACCGCGCCTGAAAATAGGTAAGCATTCTTCCAACAACCTGATTCTCAACCAGCCGGACATCCAGGACTTTCATGCCGAGATACGTTTGCAGGAGGAACAGCTGTATCTGCTGAACCTCAGCCCCGACTATATCGTGGGCGTTAACGGTAAAAAGGTGCAAAAAGCCGTAAAAATCAACGAAAACGATACCATCCAACTGGGAAAAGCTCACTTTAAAGTGGTGCATCCCGGAGCCGAGCATAAACCGAAACACGAAGCGCCGCAAAGCATCGCCCATAATGAATGGGGCCTGCAAACCAACGCCAGTTGGGCCAAGCAGTCGTTTTATCCAATCGAAGATACGGTCATCATCGGCCGTGACGAACAGTGCGACATCACCGTGCCGGTTTCCCATTTGTCGCGTCAGCACGCCCAGTTGACTGTGGCGGGAAATTATATGTTGGTCAAGGATTTAGGTTCCACCAACGGTACTTACCTGAACGGCGAGCGCATTACCCAGGGGCGCGCCAAACGAGGCGATCGCCTGCGATTTGACGTCGTCACCTTTACCGTGACCGGACCCGAGGATGACGGCGACCGCACCATCGTGCGTCCAGACGCCGTCGCGCAGACGCCCTCTCCCGCGCCAACCGGCGAAGAAACCATCGCCAATAATCCGCAGCCACGCCCAATGCGCCCCGCCGCGCCCCCCAAAGCCGCCAGAAAACCGGCGCAAGAGAAACCCGCTCCCGCTCATGAAGTCGCGGTTAAGGCGGAGTCCAAAAGCGGCTATCTGCTTTACACCGTCATTGGTTTCGCCGTGGTGTTCGGCGCTCTGTCAGCCTTTTTCCTGCTCCGGTAA
- a CDS encoding triacylglycerol lipase, which translates to MKPMLKAVPAALVCASLVCAPAAQARDADKTKYPIVFAHGMAGFNNILGLDYWGDDFGTYVLDPCDKFLEIACNGDINDNQQSYVSAVQPFHSSEVRGKQLADNIESYMATTGNRYVNLVSHSQGGVDSRKAARVLYERKGYRVVKTHVSVSSPHRGSPVAKFILDNFRDSIVEVLANFYGNVVYASGNDAVAGAKQLVYDDYEADGVTTGMKAFNQNYPASGAYIEHAASVMTAQSGLNVNPALWLVSEGLFNIDGNGYCLDDCNNDGAAGQGDGNANQRDDDGLVGINSQQQGERLQYYERWGSLDSIYAQPAFGYVSDLNRPSELQSTSLSYVLNQDHIDVIGVGPDTFDEMEFYAAITDYIADRGH; encoded by the coding sequence ATGAAACCAATGCTCAAGGCCGTTCCGGCGGCGCTTGTCTGCGCTTCGTTGGTCTGCGCGCCGGCTGCTCAGGCCCGGGACGCAGATAAAACCAAGTACCCCATCGTCTTCGCTCACGGCATGGCCGGGTTCAACAATATCCTGGGACTGGATTACTGGGGCGACGATTTCGGCACTTATGTGCTCGATCCCTGCGATAAATTTCTAGAAATCGCCTGCAACGGCGACATCAACGACAATCAACAAAGTTACGTTTCCGCCGTCCAGCCTTTCCATAGCTCCGAAGTTCGCGGCAAGCAACTCGCGGATAATATTGAAAGCTATATGGCCACCACTGGAAACCGTTACGTCAATCTGGTGTCCCATTCTCAAGGCGGGGTAGACAGTCGTAAGGCGGCGCGCGTTCTATACGAACGTAAAGGCTACCGGGTGGTGAAGACCCACGTCAGCGTTTCTTCTCCACACAGGGGCTCTCCCGTCGCCAAATTTATACTCGACAATTTCCGCGACTCCATCGTGGAAGTGCTGGCCAACTTCTACGGCAACGTAGTATACGCGTCCGGCAACGACGCGGTGGCGGGCGCCAAGCAGCTGGTGTATGACGATTATGAAGCGGATGGCGTCACCACTGGCATGAAGGCGTTCAACCAGAATTATCCCGCCAGCGGCGCTTATATCGAACATGCGGCGTCGGTGATGACGGCGCAAAGCGGACTTAACGTGAACCCGGCGTTATGGCTGGTGTCGGAAGGCCTGTTCAATATTGACGGCAACGGCTATTGCCTGGACGATTGTAATAACGACGGCGCCGCCGGGCAGGGCGACGGCAACGCTAATCAACGGGATGACGATGGTCTGGTTGGCATCAACTCTCAGCAACAAGGGGAGCGGTTGCAATATTACGAGCGTTGGGGATCGTTGGACTCCATTTATGCGCAGCCGGCGTTCGGCTATGTCAGCGACCTGAACCGACCCAGCGAATTGCAGTCCACGTCTCTCTCATACGTGCTGAATCAGGATCATATCGACGTCATTGGCGTCGGCCCTGACACCTTCGATGAAATGGAGTTCTACGCGGCGATCACGGACTACATCGCCGATCGCGGGCATTAA
- a CDS encoding PP2C family serine/threonine-protein phosphatase translates to MQVGFATHTGRRQQNQDNGLVDESTSLYAVADGVGGGDSGEVASASVCQSMQRAVHAGHPLEQAILLAHQSLLGDDISGERGYAASTVVALHAHSDEMEVAWVGDSRVYLLRDDLIMQMTEDHSVAQRSTGLSEEEAARIRHVLTQAVGAAGESGLHVDAYRVPRQAGDVWLMCSDGLHGVVSEERIQEVLARRGNSQSKADELVEIALTNGADDNVTVLVVTDKDGAPHSKATPKRDLSGEKTRPMPPFAEPNASQSASGRPWRYMALGGILAALLFLALAFAL, encoded by the coding sequence ATGCAAGTAGGTTTCGCAACTCATACCGGCCGGCGGCAGCAAAATCAGGATAATGGATTAGTAGACGAATCGACAAGTCTCTATGCCGTCGCCGACGGCGTTGGAGGGGGCGACAGTGGGGAAGTCGCCAGCGCGAGCGTGTGCCAGTCCATGCAAAGAGCGGTGCACGCCGGACATCCATTGGAGCAGGCGATTCTGCTCGCTCATCAATCCCTGTTAGGCGACGACATCAGTGGCGAGCGCGGCTACGCGGCCTCCACCGTTGTGGCGTTGCATGCGCATTCCGATGAAATGGAAGTCGCCTGGGTGGGCGACAGTCGCGTGTATCTGTTGCGGGACGACCTCATCATGCAGATGACGGAAGATCATTCCGTCGCACAGCGCAGCACCGGACTATCGGAAGAAGAAGCGGCGCGCATTCGGCATGTGCTCACCCAGGCGGTGGGCGCGGCGGGTGAGAGTGGGTTGCATGTTGACGCCTATCGCGTGCCCCGTCAGGCGGGGGATGTCTGGCTGATGTGCAGTGATGGTCTGCATGGCGTGGTGTCCGAGGAGCGGATACAGGAGGTGTTGGCGCGTCGCGGTAACTCGCAGAGTAAAGCAGATGAGCTGGTGGAAATCGCACTGACCAATGGCGCTGATGACAACGTTACCGTGCTGGTGGTGACCGATAAAGACGGCGCGCCGCATAGCAAGGCCACTCCCAAACGCGACTTGTCCGGTGAAAAAACCCGACCCATGCCGCCTTTCGCCGAGCCGAACGCATCACAATCCGCCTCGGGACGGCCTTGGCGTTACATGGCTTTAGGCGGCATACTGGCCGCATTACTGTTTTTGGCGCTGGCGTTCGCTCTTTAA
- a CDS encoding DUF4194 domain-containing protein produces the protein MILSQCLENELSSEGLQLTDFSELVLRLLDYSIICRDESLIEQTLYDRYLRIDKLVDDYLSVLGVRLLHDRQFQYIRAYPPGAEAPGLDDEVDQPFNTGLRARLNQQEIALILVLRSQYDKALREGQVDDQGGVTLSFEALSIAMKNLLQRSLPENLTERRQLLKRLRQLRLLQFSQEDTLESGESWVRIRPQIVNFVSDEALSALRGEEAQQEDAAASPEES, from the coding sequence ATGATTCTGAGTCAATGCCTTGAAAATGAACTGTCCTCTGAAGGACTTCAGTTAACGGACTTCAGCGAGCTGGTGCTGCGTCTGCTGGATTACAGCATCATCTGCCGCGATGAAAGCCTCATAGAACAAACTTTGTATGATCGTTACCTGCGTATCGACAAGCTGGTGGACGATTATCTGTCCGTGCTCGGCGTGCGTCTGCTGCATGACCGTCAGTTTCAATATATCCGCGCATATCCGCCAGGAGCGGAGGCGCCAGGTCTCGACGATGAGGTGGATCAGCCGTTCAACACTGGCCTGCGCGCGCGCCTGAACCAGCAGGAAATCGCCTTGATTCTGGTATTACGCAGCCAGTATGACAAAGCCCTGCGAGAGGGCCAGGTGGACGACCAGGGCGGCGTCACGCTCAGCTTTGAGGCGCTGTCCATCGCCATGAAGAACCTGCTGCAACGCTCCCTGCCAGAGAATCTGACGGAACGCCGCCAGCTGCTGAAGCGTCTGCGCCAGTTGCGTCTGTTGCAATTCAGCCAGGAAGACACCCTGGAAAGCGGCGAAAGCTGGGTCCGCATCCGCCCGCAAATCGTCAACTTCGTCAGCGATGAAGCGCTGTCTGCGTTGCGGGGAGAAGAGGCGCAACAGGAAGACGCAGCGGCGTCCCCGGAAGAAAGCTAA